Genomic segment of Murdochiella vaginalis:
TCCGAACGTGCCTTTCGGCAATTCCACGGAAATGCCGGTATGTACCACGCCATGGTCTCCCGGATGAAAGGTCAACCCCTCTTCATTCATAAGCGGCAAATCCAACCCCGCCGCAAACGCGTTTGAGTAACTCGGCTTTTTTCCGGTTGCACAATAGCGCATCACGATCGGTCCATTTTCTCGTGCCGTCGTAGATGCTTTTTTCTCCTCGTTCATGCCTTCTCCTCATTTTTCTCTTTTTTTGCCCAGCAGATCTGGTTCGGAACGATTCCCGGATCGGTGCCTTCGGTTCCTTAATCGGCAAGAACCTGCGAGATCGCTTCAGCAACTCCATTCTCTTTTGCCGAAGAAACCACGTGGTCGGCGATGGCCTTTAGCTCCTCCCGCGCATTGGCAACCGCAAAGCGCAGGGATGCCGCTTTTAGCATATCGCAATCATTTAAATAATCCCCGATCGCGGCAATTTCATCCGAACGAATGCCCAATTCCTTGGCTAAAAGACGAATCGCATTTCCCTTGGATACGCCCGCAGCAGATAGCTCCAATTTATGCCGTGACGAGGTGGTCACATAAACGCGTTCATCTTGCTCCCATCGGTGCCAATCCGCCTCAGTAGGCTTTCCCAGCGGATAGTAATTGAATTTGGTAACCGTCCAGCCGGAGAGATCTTCGCGCTTCACACGCAAGGGCAAAATGCCGGTTTCCCTCTGCACTAAACGGGCCAGGCCTCCCACCCCCAGAAACGGCACCCACGGTGGAAGAAAACAGCGGTCCTTTTCGTAGGCAATATAGAAGCTCTTTCGCTTGTTCGCTACCTCCAGAATGTCCTCTATTGCGTCGGTGGCAATGCCTTTCACCAACAAATCCCGTCCATCTGCGAGCGTCACCACGCTGCCGTTTGATGTAATCATGGGCACCGTAAGTCCCGCACGCGCGAGAAGCATATGCGCATTGGCCTTCGGACGGCCGCTGACCAACGCAAATACGATGCCGGCATCCTGCAAACGTCGAATCGCCCGGATATTCTCCGGTGAAATGGTGGTGTTCGGTGACAATGTCCCGTCAAAATCCGAGCAGAAAAGTCGAATCATGCCCCCTCCTTGTCTTGTTCTATCATACCATAGTAGGGGTTCTGTCGGTTTTCGGAAAGCAGACAAAAGAGATTTGATTTTTCGCGATAACCATGAAAAAAGGGGCATAATAAAGATAATACAATTCATATCGGGGCGTTTTACCATCGCGCCAACCACAGTCAGGAAAGGGGAACAACATGAGGTGGAGAGATCGCCAAGGAAGTAGCAACGTACGAAGCGGCGGAAGGGGCACGGGAAAAATCATTGGCGGCGGTAGCCTGCTTCTGGGGCTTATCGTGTTATTACTGACAGGAAATCCCTTAGCGGCGCTGAATGTCGGTCTCAACAGCGCTCCGATCACCAATGGTTCCGTTCGACAGGAACCTCTCTCGCTTTCCGAAAAGGAAAAAGAACTGTACCATTTTTCATCGGTTGCTTTAAAAGACACCGAAGATACCTGGCACACGCTGTTGAAACAGCAAAAGAAGGACTATCAAGAAGCGGAAATGATCATCTTTCAACAAAAGGTCAAAACCGGTTGCGGCATTGCCGATTCCGGCACCGGCCCGTTCTATTGCGGGCGCGACCGTAGTGTGTACATGGATCTTTCGTTCTATGATATGTTGGTCAATCAGTTCGGAGCCGAAAAAAACGAGTTCATCTTGAGTTATGTCATCTCCCATGAAATCGGACATCATGTACAAAATGAACTCGGTATTCTGGATGAAGTGAATCGTCTACGGCAGCGTGCGGGCGAAGCAGAGCGCAATGCGCTGACGGTCCGCCTCGAGCTGATGGCGGATTATCTGGCCGGGGTCGTTGCGCGCCATCAACAGGAAGAAGGATATCTGGAAAAGGGTGACTTGGATGCCGCCATCCAAAGCGCCTGGTCCATCGGTGATGACGCCATCCAAAAGCGCATCCAGGGCCATGTAACACCGGAATCCTTCACCCACGGCAGCAGCAAACAACGCGCACGCTGGTATAAAAAAGGGTATGAAGCTGGAAATCTCGACGACTTCAACACCTTTGATCTGGACCGCTATCCCACGGTAGATTCCTTGTAAAATGTAAAATCCGCTTAGAAGCAATTTTTGTCGGTACGCTTGCATCTTCTTTCCCGGCTTGCTATAATGGTCGGGTAATTCGCGCCGGCATAGCTCAATTGGTAGAGCATCTGAATCGTAATCAGAGGGTTGAGGGTTCAAGTCCTTTTGCCGGCTTCAAAAAAGCCGCTGGAAATCATGATTTCCAGCGGCTTTTTTTGGTTCTAAGGTTTGTTTTGGTTCTAATATAAACGAAGCGATTCTGGTGCATATGACCAACGATGCACCGCAAAGGCGAACTAAGTACTCGTCTCGCGTTATAACTTGTCCGGCTCCGGATAGCTCTCTCCGAATGTTTCTACGGTCACTTTGGTCATCACGACATCGTCTTTGGGACGATCTCCCCAACCGGTTTTTACGTGCGCAATCGCATCCACCACATCCATGCCTTCGATGACTTTGCCGAAAGCGGCATATTCTCCATCCAGATGCGGTGCGTCTTTATGCATGATAAAAAATTGGCTCCCCGCCGAATCGGGATCCATGCTGCGAGCCATCGAAAGCACGCCCGCCTCATGTTTCAGTGCGTTGGCAAAGCCGTTGTGCGCAAATTCTCCAGCAATAGTATAGCCGGGGCCGCCCATCCCCGTGCCTTCCGGGTCACCGCCTTGAATCATGAATTGCGGAATGACGCGGTGAAAGATCAGTCCGTCATAGAAGCCCTTTTGCACCAGGGAAATAAAATTGTTTACCGTATTGGGTGCAATCTCCGGATACAGCTCTGCTTGAATTTCGCCTTGCGGCAATCTAAAAGTCACAATCGGATTTTTCATTTTTCCTCCTTATAAAAGATAGACGGCTGTTCCTTGTCTATTGAAAACAGTACAAGTCGCAGTTACAAGACAGCGAAACAAAAGACAAAAAACAAGGGCGCCTTCTCCAACGGAAGACGCCCACCGACTATTTGCTTGTCACGATTCTCTCTTGCGAAAAACTCGTACGGGGAGGAACGACCAGTGAAATTCTATCTCAACAGGCCTCTGCCTGAGCTACGCCATACGCAACCAACCCATTCCTTTGCCCAACGTTTTCTTTCGCAAGCACGCATTCCGATAACGGAAAGTCCGTTTACGCTAAACCCGCAGGTTTATTTTTCGTGCAGCGCGTCTGAATCGCTTGTCGTCGTCTTGAGGGAATCCGGTGATTCCCTCAAGAAAGAGTGTTCTGTGCCCAAGGGTCTCACCTCCTTCTTTTCTGGTATTCCTTTAGTACCCGGAAAAAGATGCTCTAAACAGGAAAACGATAATTTTTTTCGTTTTTCTCCTCATTAGCGCATGGATTTCTTTTTCTTGATCGTTGCAAAACCGACGGCGGCAGCGGTAAGGCCCAGCAGGGTGATGCCCCACATGCGATTCTCCAATTCCCCGGTCCTCGGTGCTTTAGCGTTCGGTTTCTTCGGCTTCGGTGTGTTCGGCGTTTCCGGCGGCTGCTCCGGCGTCTGAGGAATGCCCGGAACAGTGCTCATCGAGTCGGAGCTTAGTGGCAGCGAGCTGCTCACGCTGGAGGAGATTGTTGGCGGGGTAGGCTTTTTCTTCCACGCGCCATAGATTATTTCGTCGGCATTGACAGGGTGGGCTTGGATGGGAGTCTTCAGTGTCTGATCTTCAAACCAACCCAAGAATGTCCATCCGGAGATTTTGTCCGGGTCTGCCGCCATGTTAAGCTGTTGCCCAACGGCATATTTCGTTGCGTCGGTCGGAATCTTCGCCTTCTTGGGATAATTGCCCACAAACTGGTAGGAAACCTGGTGATAGATCGGCTGTTTGATAAGGGTCACGTTAGCCGTTTCGCTCTTTGGCTTCGCCGGCGGAGTGTACTTCACGCTGTCGCCGCCGATGCCTTGAATGACGCCTGTAAAATTTTCCCTTTGCGTATAGAACGTATACGTAAAGCCCGTTGTCGCGCCGGTGCTATACATCACCCAATTATCTCGATCATCACCATCAGGGTTGCCATCATCATCCCCTTTCGCATCAAAGAATTTGTCGTTCGTTGCATCGTAGCCCAACTTCTTTCCCTTAAGAGCATTATGTGATGCAGGAGATTCCAACTTAACCGCCTGTGTAACGTCAACATCCACAAAAACAAGAATGGGAATGATGGAAATCGGCTCCTCCGTTCCATGTTTTAAAAAGTCCACTTGAATAGTGAGATCGTCGCAGGAATAGTAAATTAACGGTTTCTTCGGGTCTATATCATATGCAGAATGGTTTTTATTGGGCTTAAGTTCGGTTTTTTTGGCTTCGCCCTTTTTATACGGTGGTGTGTGAACGAGATCAATCCTTTTAATCGTCAGCTTAAAATCAACCCATTCACCTGTAGCGCTATCCTGCAAGACATTTGCATAGCGAAGCGTATCGCCCTCAGTCAGATAGCCAGGATTTTTAAGATTCAGCGGCGTGATTAGCGTCGACTGAGAACTCGGCGTAACCACCGATGCGGCGGACATTCTTTGCACCATTTTGGCCAACTGCATGTCCTCAGTAAGTTTTTGTTCGTCTTTCGTTAAAATAAATTTCTGAATATCCTCAAACGACCACTCTGTCCCCTGAATGTCCTTGAATGACTCTTTCAATTTCGTTTGATACTCGGCATTATTATTCTTCTGCGCGGTGATGGCGCCATCCAGTGCCTCTATGGAGTCCGCATTATTTTTCTCGATCTCCGTCTTAGCGTTTTCTAATGCTTTAGCATCGCGCACGTAAACGGGATCTTTCGCTTGCGGAGTAACGTTTACGGTTACGCCGAGAGCAGTGGCTTCCTTAATCTTATCCTGCAAAGCCTGCTGATTTTTAATGATCAGATTTCCCTCGGCATCATATTGAATACCTGACGGATCGTCTACCGTTTCAGCCACAGCATTACATGGAAGCATCCCTGCCACCATGCTGACGATCAACAGCAGCGATAGTAATACCCTCCCCCATCGATTTTTCTTATTCATTTTAACTCCTTCTCTCACTACAGACCTACCAAATGTTCTCTCCCCGTCCATGGTCATATGACCGTAAACTTCAATTCAAGTATAGCATTATCATCAAAGCTATGCGCAATACAGGTAAGAAAATGCAAAGGAAATGACATGGATGAAAAAATCGGACACCCCCTTGTCGTGCTTACTTTCTTTCGCTATAATAGTCCCATCGCCTCGGGGAATTAGCTCAGCTGGGAGAGCGCTTGAATGGCATTCAAGAGGTCAGGGGTTCGATCCCCCTATTCTCCACTAAACGAAAAACAGGCCGGTTTAGCCGGCCTGTTTTTTTCTTTGTTTGTCCATTCGTTGCAGCTTCAGCCCTTGTTGGTGGTAGCCAACATTTCCTGCAAGATGACACGATCGGTTTCTGCCATGCCTTCGCGTGCAACGCGTCCGATCGAACGAATCGTCGCATCCACATCGACAGCGACCATTCCGTCGCCGGTTTTAAAGGAGCGCCCTTCTTTTGCCTGCTCATAAGCCGTGTAGCTTGCGCGCAAAGCCAAGGCGATCTTGGCGGCACAGGAGGGCTTGGCCCCATCACAGAGCACCCCGGCAGCAGCTGCCAATGCGTTGACCACCGTTTCGGCGATCACCGCAGGAGTAGCACCATCCAGGAACGCCACACCCGCAACAGATGCGGCTGCAGCACTGACGGCTCCGCAATAGGACGAGAGACGTCCAATGTACGATTTCTGATAGGCGGCCAGCAGATTTGCAAAAAGCAACGCGCGATAGCGCCTGTCCTCATCCGCATGAATGTGTTCCGCGTGGCGGATGATGGGAAGGGAAACCGTCATACCCTGATTCCCGCTTCCGGAATTGATTACGACCGGCAATTTGCAGCCGCTCATGCGAGCGTCCGATCCGGCCGCGGCATAGGCAATTTCATCCGCCACTGTCGT
This window contains:
- a CDS encoding HAD family hydrolase — encoded protein: MIRLFCSDFDGTLSPNTTISPENIRAIRRLQDAGIVFALVSGRPKANAHMLLARAGLTVPMITSNGSVVTLADGRDLLVKGIATDAIEDILEVANKRKSFYIAYEKDRCFLPPWVPFLGVGGLARLVQRETGILPLRVKREDLSGWTVTKFNYYPLGKPTEADWHRWEQDERVYVTTSSRHKLELSAAGVSKGNAIRLLAKELGIRSDEIAAIGDYLNDCDMLKAASLRFAVANAREELKAIADHVVSSAKENGVAEAISQVLAD
- a CDS encoding peptidylprolyl isomerase — encoded protein: MKNPIVTFRLPQGEIQAELYPEIAPNTVNNFISLVQKGFYDGLIFHRVIPQFMIQGGDPEGTGMGGPGYTIAGEFAHNGFANALKHEAGVLSMARSMDPDSAGSQFFIMHKDAPHLDGEYAAFGKVIEGMDVVDAIAHVKTGWGDRPKDDVVMTKVTVETFGESYPEPDKL
- a CDS encoding neutral zinc metallopeptidase, whose translation is MRWRDRQGSSNVRSGGRGTGKIIGGGSLLLGLIVLLLTGNPLAALNVGLNSAPITNGSVRQEPLSLSEKEKELYHFSSVALKDTEDTWHTLLKQQKKDYQEAEMIIFQQKVKTGCGIADSGTGPFYCGRDRSVYMDLSFYDMLVNQFGAEKNEFILSYVISHEIGHHVQNELGILDEVNRLRQRAGEAERNALTVRLELMADYLAGVVARHQQEEGYLEKGDLDAAIQSAWSIGDDAIQKRIQGHVTPESFTHGSSKQRARWYKKGYEAGNLDDFNTFDLDRYPTVDSL